DNA sequence from the Paenibacillus azoreducens genome:
CTACGGGTTAGACGGCGTACCGAAAAAACAGCTACAGAATCAGAGCGCGGGGAACGAAGCGGAAAAAGCAAAGGGAGCAAAGGATAATACAGCACATTAAGCTTTGTAAGACGCGGCAGATCGCTGAGCCATTTGCGGTCTGCCGTTTTGCTTTTTAGATACATAAAATAAATTGGTTTCATATATCGCAAAAAAATACCTGGAAGAATGGATGACGGAATTCCTGCCTTGGACATTGCACCCTTTTGGTTGAGCCAGGGAGGACCATGCCCGCGATAATCCGAACATAATAGCGGCAAATGTGCATTAAATCTAACCTCTTTCCTCTCAAATATGGTCGAACCTTAGCGAAAGATGCCGAACACCCCTCATCTGTGTTAAAATATTTAATGTTATTTTGTATATTGCTTATATTGTTTGGGCAGAGAGGAGGGGGAAGCCGGTGAGTGACTATACACCGGACCATCCGGAACAAGAGGAAACCAAGAAAAAGGGCAATTTGAATCTCAGAATTAACTTGTTCTTTTTCAGCACTTTTATCATTTTTTGCGTTATCATCATCAGACTTGCCATTTTGCAGTTTGTCGAAGGCCCGACGCTGACGGAGAAGGAGTCCAGCAATATCGTTAAGGATGTCCCGCTTCCGCCGATCCGCGGTACTATTTTTGATGCAGCAGGCGTAAAGCTGGCGTACTCGACACCGACGCAATCGCTTTATATCACTTTGATGAAGGATTACAGCCAAAAGAACGGGATAAAAAACCGTCCTGAGGCTGAGGAACTTGCGCAGCGACTTTTGGAAGTATTCGATAAATACGGCGATTCCGACAAAAAAATGACCAAGCAGGATATCATCGACGCCATGGATCTGGACTACAAAAAATATGCGGGATATTCGCCGCGGCGGATTAAAATGGAACTAAACCAAAAGGAAATCGCGTATTTCAGCGAGCATAAATCCGATTTTCCGGGCATTTCCATCGAAGAGGAAAGCGTCCGCCATTATGATCCGGATACGGTAGCCGTGCAGACGATCGGATATATCCGTACGTTCAGCGGTTCGAAAAGTTTGGCGAAGTACAAAGGAATCGACGAAGCCCAGCGCAGCGCAGACGTTACGAATGATCCCGGAATGATCTACACGGAACCGGAATTCGTCGGATTTGACGGGCTGGAGCTGATGTATCAGGACGAGCTCCGCGGCAAGAACGGATACAAAAAGGTACCGATCAATCCGCGCAACATGCCGGAGGGCGTAGATGAAATCGTGCCGCCGGTGAAAGGCAACAATATCTACAGCACGATCAACAAAGAGGTGCAGCTGGCCACAGAGAAAGCTATTACGGATCAATTGAGCTGGCTGCATTCCCATCCAGTTTCCGGTCGAACCCACCCGAATGCAACCACCGGGTTTGCCGTAGCGATGGAGGTTAAGACGGGAAATGTCGTTGCGATGGCCAGCATGCCTGACTATGATCCGAATATTTGGCAGACTGGCAGCGTAACGCCTGAGAACTGGAAGAAAATTCAGAACATTTATTTGAACGGCACCATCCGTTCATTCAGCCCCGGGAAAAAAGGCGACCACCCGGAATCGGTGGTGCTGCTTGGTTCGACCCAGAAGCCGCTTAGCGTATTGCTTGGCTTAAACGAGGGATTGATCACGACCAACACGTATTACCAGGATAGGGGCGCCGCTTATTTCGGTAAAGAAGGCCATCAAACCCGTGTTCAGAACTCAGGGGGCCACGTTTACGGCGGCATGGATCCGGCCAAGGCGATTGAGAAGTCTTCCAACGCCTTTATGGTCGAAATGATCGGGAACAGACTTTATAACAAATACAAAGATAAGAGTATCGGTGTCTGGGATGAATACATGACTAAGTTCGGACTTGGTGTACTGACGGAAAGCGGCCTGCCGGGAGAATGGAAAGGACGTAAAGAGTACACGAACGTCAAGCAGGCGGGAAGTACACAGGCTGCCATGGCCTATGCATCTTTTGGCCAGCAGGGGAAATACACGACTCTGCAGCTGGCGCAGTATACCGCAATGCTGGCGAATGAAGGCAAGCGGCTGAAACCGCAGTTGGTCAGCAAAATAACCGATGAGAAGGGGAATGTCGTCAAGACCTTTAAACCGGAAGTCTTGAATACGGTGAACTTCCCCAAATCCTATTGGAATGAAATCCGGACCGGGATGAAGAGCTCCGTATCCGCCTTTGACGATTTTAAGTATCCATTTGCACGGAAGACAGGTACGTCAACCCAACAGGTTGGCCATCAACTCGTCGATAACGGCGTATTCATCGCCTATGCTCCGCGGGA
Encoded proteins:
- a CDS encoding peptidoglycan D,D-transpeptidase FtsI family protein, producing MSDYTPDHPEQEETKKKGNLNLRINLFFFSTFIIFCVIIIRLAILQFVEGPTLTEKESSNIVKDVPLPPIRGTIFDAAGVKLAYSTPTQSLYITLMKDYSQKNGIKNRPEAEELAQRLLEVFDKYGDSDKKMTKQDIIDAMDLDYKKYAGYSPRRIKMELNQKEIAYFSEHKSDFPGISIEEESVRHYDPDTVAVQTIGYIRTFSGSKSLAKYKGIDEAQRSADVTNDPGMIYTEPEFVGFDGLELMYQDELRGKNGYKKVPINPRNMPEGVDEIVPPVKGNNIYSTINKEVQLATEKAITDQLSWLHSHPVSGRTHPNATTGFAVAMEVKTGNVVAMASMPDYDPNIWQTGSVTPENWKKIQNIYLNGTIRSFSPGKKGDHPESVVLLGSTQKPLSVLLGLNEGLITTNTYYQDRGAAYFGKEGHQTRVQNSGGHVYGGMDPAKAIEKSSNAFMVEMIGNRLYNKYKDKSIGVWDEYMTKFGLGVLTESGLPGEWKGRKEYTNVKQAGSTQAAMAYASFGQQGKYTTLQLAQYTAMLANEGKRLKPQLVSKITDEKGNVVKTFKPEVLNTVNFPKSYWNEIRTGMKSSVSAFDDFKYPFARKTGTSTQQVGHQLVDNGVFIAYAPRDNPVLAVAVMIPEGGFGSQSAAPVARKIFDAYDQVYGLDGVPKGNLNTDANGNGNASSTGNTAQGNH